From Draconibacterium halophilum, one genomic window encodes:
- the porW gene encoding type IX secretion system periplasmic lipoprotein PorW/SprE translates to MKKRLLHTIFLFLLVSIFAGCSTEKNTRASRTFHNVTSRYNVYFNANEAVKEGVATIEERIEDDFTRILPIYKESDPSATRLVKSDMDYAVVKCSKLIEIHSITKKPKRKKGGGSRKYQEFASQEEFNKWIDDSYLLMGKAYFYQHNFYAAIDNFSYVVRKYPDNETADEAQVWLVRAYTELERYIEANEVIQAIQAYDDFPKSLERDFAIATAFYYKKQFEYDNAIRLLDIAIDKTFWKKDKARLQYIVAQLYRELGQNEAAATAFKKVTKMNPDYTMAFNAMINAAGVFSGEGNIEDLKKQLNKMLRDKKNVDFRDQIYYALGNIFFREGNSDVAKDNYKQSVASSFKNQYQRALSSITLADIYFEDLNYRGAQSYYDSAMIIIDETYPNYENVSARYKSLSSLVDNILTVEREDSLQRVAQMPDVEREALIASLMKAEQERQRNMENLSMQGARSQGYYRSNRYRMGMGNSGGGGWYFYNPQTVTYGRVTFQQQWGRRTLEDDWRRSNKNTMSMEEGEEMAEAEEEEQRIQDPLKKEFYTQDLPLTDSLMTVSHERIRDALYNAGKIFKSEFEDYERSAEAFEELIERYPNNIYLLSAYFDLYDLYELMGDIAKSNYYRNLIISDYPNSKFAQFLQNPNFFVEMAAKTDSLNRLYQETFRNYKLGRYQNVMSLTGQMKNMEPDSVIVPKIDFMQMVADGVLTDVHNFEALLKGYLAQYPAKEPSPLAQEILTLIQDSTLTDYQKLVEMGYISEEIQNEELLPENFMADDEFGGKFSYDEDLLHYFVIAYPREDEDDIDLNRLKFDIANYNIDHYTKIDYDIETEYLDDKLAFVLVRSMTNKENALIYHGAIIRKASVFKTLQGIDYMNFVISSTNYRAVMQERSTADYMKFFVKNYSRFIRSNFSDDEMDISPEELMARAEAEDNALKERGTFVTVKSGPQGLYNTTVDTTQNFVIAVKDKGLSLRPLMRGFADFNRDEFRSWNLALQVKEVGDYQLLVIHGIPALNESMSYFRRANTTRSLFEPLGQSTYRNFLITDENLETLLDENKVDQYITFFRNNYIQRRASSSSSAAESQTTTQPTTTQAAEPLPAVEADDTSIEDLPYNQEIEGPHRIVFVIPAVGVFKDAFIKGIQQYNQSNFANSGFTIEEQQLDQVRQLIIVKGMEDQATARLYFSVVVRNRDLFDPLGTAQYRNFLISDENFEIFLREKNITDYMDFYKKVYLEK, encoded by the coding sequence TTGAAGAAACGACTTTTACATACTATATTTCTGTTCTTATTGGTTTCGATTTTTGCCGGCTGTTCCACTGAAAAAAACACCCGCGCATCACGAACTTTCCATAATGTTACTTCGCGTTACAATGTTTATTTTAATGCCAACGAGGCAGTAAAAGAAGGCGTTGCAACCATTGAAGAGCGCATTGAAGACGACTTTACCCGAATTTTGCCCATCTACAAAGAAAGCGATCCGTCGGCTACGCGTTTGGTAAAATCAGATATGGATTACGCTGTTGTAAAATGTTCGAAACTGATAGAGATTCATTCCATTACAAAAAAACCGAAACGTAAAAAGGGTGGTGGTTCGCGTAAATACCAGGAATTTGCCAGTCAGGAAGAGTTTAATAAGTGGATTGACGACAGTTACCTGCTAATGGGGAAAGCCTATTTCTACCAACATAATTTTTATGCTGCTATCGATAATTTCTCGTATGTGGTTCGTAAATACCCCGACAATGAAACTGCCGATGAGGCACAGGTATGGCTGGTCCGTGCTTATACCGAGTTGGAACGATACATTGAAGCCAACGAAGTAATTCAGGCCATTCAGGCCTATGATGATTTTCCGAAAAGTTTGGAGCGTGATTTTGCCATCGCCACTGCGTTCTACTATAAAAAGCAATTTGAATATGACAATGCCATTCGCTTGCTCGATATTGCTATTGACAAAACATTTTGGAAAAAGGATAAAGCCCGCTTGCAATACATTGTGGCTCAGCTCTACCGGGAACTTGGCCAGAATGAGGCCGCAGCGACAGCCTTTAAAAAGGTAACCAAAATGAATCCTGATTACACCATGGCCTTTAATGCAATGATAAATGCTGCAGGTGTATTTTCGGGCGAAGGAAATATTGAAGATCTGAAAAAGCAGTTAAATAAAATGCTGCGCGACAAAAAGAATGTCGATTTTCGCGACCAGATCTATTATGCTTTAGGTAATATCTTTTTCCGCGAAGGAAACAGCGATGTTGCTAAAGATAATTACAAACAATCGGTAGCAAGCAGCTTTAAAAATCAGTACCAACGGGCGCTGTCGTCGATAACACTGGCCGATATTTATTTTGAAGATTTGAATTACCGTGGTGCGCAGTCGTATTACGATAGTGCGATGATCATTATCGACGAAACGTACCCAAATTACGAAAATGTGTCGGCACGTTATAAAAGTTTAAGCAGTTTGGTTGATAACATCCTTACCGTTGAACGTGAAGATAGTTTGCAACGAGTGGCACAAATGCCCGATGTAGAGCGAGAAGCACTTATTGCCAGTTTGATGAAAGCCGAGCAGGAACGTCAACGAAACATGGAAAACCTGTCGATGCAAGGTGCACGCAGTCAAGGCTACTATCGCTCAAACCGTTACCGAATGGGAATGGGAAATTCGGGTGGCGGTGGCTGGTATTTTTACAATCCGCAAACCGTAACCTATGGGCGGGTGACTTTTCAGCAACAATGGGGACGACGAACACTGGAAGACGACTGGCGCCGTTCGAACAAGAATACCATGTCGATGGAAGAAGGCGAGGAAATGGCAGAAGCAGAGGAAGAAGAACAGCGCATACAGGATCCGTTGAAAAAAGAATTCTATACGCAGGACTTGCCATTAACCGACTCGCTGATGACGGTGTCGCACGAGCGAATTCGCGATGCACTGTATAATGCCGGAAAAATATTCAAATCAGAATTTGAAGATTATGAACGTTCAGCCGAGGCTTTTGAGGAGCTGATAGAACGTTATCCAAACAATATTTACTTGCTGTCGGCCTATTTCGATTTATACGATTTGTACGAATTAATGGGCGATATTGCAAAATCAAATTATTACCGTAATCTCATTATTTCAGATTATCCGAACAGTAAGTTTGCACAGTTTCTGCAAAATCCAAATTTCTTTGTCGAGATGGCAGCCAAAACGGATAGCCTGAACCGCTTGTATCAGGAGACTTTCAGAAATTACAAACTGGGAAGGTATCAGAATGTAATGTCGCTTACCGGGCAAATGAAAAACATGGAACCGGACAGTGTGATTGTTCCAAAAATTGATTTTATGCAAATGGTGGCCGACGGAGTTTTAACCGATGTTCACAATTTTGAAGCCCTGCTAAAAGGCTACTTGGCACAATATCCGGCAAAAGAACCTTCGCCGCTGGCACAGGAAATACTTACGCTTATTCAGGACAGTACGCTCACCGACTACCAGAAACTGGTGGAAATGGGTTACATCAGCGAAGAGATTCAAAATGAAGAATTGTTGCCCGAAAACTTTATGGCTGATGACGAGTTTGGTGGGAAGTTCAGTTACGACGAAGATCTGTTGCATTACTTTGTAATTGCTTATCCACGCGAAGATGAGGATGATATTGATTTGAATCGCCTAAAGTTTGACATTGCCAATTATAACATCGATCATTACACAAAAATTGATTACGATATTGAAACAGAATACCTCGATGACAAACTGGCTTTTGTGCTGGTGCGCTCAATGACCAACAAAGAGAATGCACTGATTTATCATGGAGCGATTATCCGAAAAGCTTCTGTTTTCAAAACCTTACAGGGCATTGATTACATGAACTTTGTAATATCGTCGACTAATTACCGCGCGGTTATGCAAGAACGTTCAACGGCCGATTATATGAAGTTCTTTGTGAAAAATTACAGCCGTTTTATCCGCTCAAATTTCTCTGACGACGAAATGGATATTTCGCCTGAAGAGCTAATGGCGCGTGCCGAAGCAGAAGATAATGCGCTGAAAGAACGAGGGACTTTCGTAACGGTAAAATCCGGGCCGCAAGGATTGTATAATACCACCGTTGATACCACCCAGAATTTTGTGATTGCTGTTAAAGACAAAGGTCTTTCGCTGCGACCGTTAATGCGAGGATTTGCTGACTTTAACCGCGACGAGTTCCGGTCATGGAATCTGGCGCTACAAGTAAAAGAAGTGGGCGATTACCAGTTGCTGGTTATTCACGGAATACCTGCGCTGAACGAATCGATGTCGTATTTCCGCAGGGCAAATACCACACGTAGTTTGTTTGAGCCGCTCGGACAATCAACGTATCGCAACTTCCTTATTACGGATGAAAACCTGGAGACTTTGCTCGACGAGAATAAAGTGGATCAGTACATCACTTTCTTCCGCAACAATTACATCCAGCGCAGGGCTTCCAGTTCGTCATCGGCGGCTGAAAGTCAGACTACAACTCAACCAACAACTACGCAGGCAGCAGAACCATTACCGGCTGTTGAGGCAGACGATACCTCAATAGAAGATTTACCTTACAACCAGGAAATTGAAGGCCCACACCGTATTGTGTTCGTAATTCCAGCAGTAGGTGTATTTAAAGATGCTTTTATAAAAGGAATTCAACAATATAACCAGTCGAATTTTGCCAACTCAGGCTTTACCATCGAAGAACAACAACTCGATCAGGTTCGCCAACTGATTATTGTAAAAGGGATGGAAGACCAGGCAACGGCTCGCCTGTACTTTAGTGTGGTGGTGCGTAACCGCGATTTGTTCGACCCGCTTGGAACTGCCCAGTACCGTAATTTCCTTATTTCGGATGAGAACTTCGAAATTTTCCTCCGCGAGAAGAACATTACCGACTACATGGACTTCTACAAAAAGGTATACCTCGAGAAATAG
- the porX gene encoding T9SS response regulator signal transducer PorX, translating to MNKPRILWTDDEIDLLRAHIIFLQEKGYEVETATNGLDAIEKVESGYFDIIFLDENMPGMTGLETLTKIKDIAPNVPVVMITKSEEENIMDEAVGAKISDYLIKPVNPKQILLTLKKNIDQKRLVTEQTTSKYQMQFAQIGMKLNDRLTFDEWKDIYRQLVYWELELSESEDSAMDEILTMQKEEANKAFFRFIKENYQDWFTTDFEDRPMLSTDIFKHRVFPHLNDGKKTFVLIIDNLRYDQWRILSPEINTYFRTLTEDLYCGILPTATMYARNAMFAGLMPSEIEKLYPQLWLDDDNEGHKNRNEQELLHTQLDRFSRKESLYFEKGSGAKKERWVQDNLNNILKNDLSVMVVNFVDMISHARTEMDMIRELANNEKAYRSLTLSWFKNSSLLELLKLLADEDIRVVITTDHGAIRVENPVKIIGDRETNTNLRYKLGKNLNFKSKNVFEVRDPRSIFLPSRNVSTSYVFAQGTDFFAYPNNYNYYANYYKDTFQHGGISMEELIIPVITLEPKK from the coding sequence ATGAACAAGCCAAGAATACTTTGGACAGACGACGAAATAGATCTCCTGCGTGCACACATTATATTTCTGCAGGAAAAAGGATACGAAGTAGAAACCGCCACCAACGGACTCGATGCTATTGAGAAAGTGGAATCGGGGTATTTCGATATTATTTTCCTCGATGAAAATATGCCGGGCATGACCGGTTTGGAAACGCTGACAAAAATTAAAGATATAGCGCCCAATGTACCGGTGGTAATGATTACCAAAAGCGAAGAGGAAAATATTATGGATGAGGCAGTTGGCGCAAAGATTTCCGATTACCTGATAAAACCGGTAAACCCGAAACAGATTTTATTGACGCTGAAAAAGAACATCGACCAGAAACGACTGGTTACTGAGCAAACAACATCGAAATACCAGATGCAATTTGCCCAGATTGGGATGAAATTGAACGACCGCCTTACTTTTGACGAGTGGAAAGATATTTACCGGCAGCTGGTGTATTGGGAGCTGGAATTAAGCGAGTCGGAAGATTCAGCCATGGATGAGATTCTGACCATGCAGAAAGAGGAAGCCAACAAAGCTTTTTTCCGGTTTATAAAAGAAAATTATCAGGATTGGTTTACTACCGATTTTGAAGATCGCCCGATGTTGTCGACTGATATTTTCAAGCACCGTGTTTTTCCGCATCTCAACGATGGTAAAAAAACCTTTGTACTGATAATAGACAACCTGCGTTACGACCAGTGGCGGATATTAAGCCCCGAAATTAATACCTACTTCCGTACCCTTACCGAAGATCTGTACTGCGGAATTTTGCCCACTGCAACAATGTATGCCCGTAACGCTATGTTTGCAGGGTTAATGCCTTCTGAAATTGAAAAGTTATACCCGCAATTGTGGCTCGATGATGATAATGAAGGACACAAAAACAGAAATGAGCAAGAGTTGTTACACACGCAGTTAGATCGATTTTCGCGCAAAGAAAGCCTGTATTTTGAAAAGGGGTCAGGTGCTAAAAAAGAGCGTTGGGTGCAGGATAATCTGAATAATATTCTGAAAAACGACCTTTCGGTGATGGTGGTAAATTTTGTGGATATGATTTCGCATGCCCGTACCGAAATGGACATGATACGCGAATTGGCCAACAACGAAAAGGCCTATCGCTCCTTAACTTTAAGCTGGTTTAAAAACTCATCGTTACTGGAGTTGCTAAAGTTGCTTGCCGATGAAGATATCCGGGTGGTAATTACTACCGACCACGGTGCGATACGTGTTGAAAATCCTGTAAAAATTATTGGCGACCGCGAAACCAATACCAACCTACGTTATAAACTGGGTAAGAATTTAAACTTCAAATCGAAAAATGTATTTGAAGTTCGCGATCCAAGAAGTATATTTTTGCCGTCGCGGAATGTGAGTACCAGCTATGTTTTTGCACAGGGAACCGATTTTTTCGCCTATCCGAACAATTACAATTATTACGCGAATTATTACAAAGATACTTTCCAGCACGGAGGAATATCAATGGAAGAGTTGATTATTCCGGTAATCACGCTCGAGCCTAAAAAGTAG
- a CDS encoding damage-control phosphatase ARMT1 family protein, whose amino-acid sequence MNYECLICQVKGLQKRMDKYEIVEEKRNAIVSQAISSIAGIDLDDSYSPEITRNILKKLEKESEIKDPYGAEKKESNQALLNRYSEFRKKVKESDNKFDTALRYAIAGNIIDFGPTHHFDVDGTIEKVFQTQFAIDDSEALEAEIKKAKTILYLGDNCGEIVMDKLFLETIDHPNVIFAVRDQPILNDATLKEAKEIGLQNVATLITNGDDAPSTLLHRVSKEFLEIYRSADLIISKGMGNFEGLMDESDPRLFYLLMVKCPIIGQKVGAEKGDFVVKRSKG is encoded by the coding sequence ATGAACTACGAATGCCTTATTTGCCAGGTTAAAGGGCTGCAAAAACGTATGGACAAATACGAAATTGTGGAGGAAAAACGAAATGCAATTGTTAGTCAGGCTATTTCAAGTATTGCCGGCATTGACCTCGACGATAGTTACTCTCCCGAAATTACCCGTAATATTTTAAAGAAACTGGAGAAAGAATCGGAAATAAAAGATCCGTATGGCGCTGAAAAAAAGGAAAGCAACCAGGCACTGCTAAACCGCTACAGCGAGTTCAGGAAAAAGGTGAAAGAGTCGGACAATAAATTTGATACAGCATTACGCTACGCCATAGCTGGCAACATTATCGACTTTGGCCCAACGCATCATTTTGATGTGGATGGAACAATCGAGAAGGTCTTTCAAACCCAATTTGCCATTGATGATTCGGAAGCTTTGGAAGCCGAAATAAAAAAAGCGAAAACCATTTTATACCTGGGCGATAACTGCGGCGAAATTGTAATGGACAAACTATTCCTGGAAACGATTGATCACCCCAACGTGATATTTGCCGTTCGCGACCAACCCATTTTAAACGATGCTACTTTAAAAGAAGCTAAAGAAATAGGTTTGCAGAACGTTGCCACCTTAATCACAAATGGCGATGATGCACCTTCAACACTGTTACACCGTGTTAGTAAAGAGTTTCTGGAGATCTACCGTTCGGCTGATCTGATTATCTCAAAAGGCATGGGCAATTTTGAAGGTTTAATGGACGAAAGTGATCCTCGATTGTTTTATCTGTTAATGGTAAAATGCCCGATTATAGGCCAAAAAGTGGGTGCTGAGAAAGGAGACTTTGTGGTAAAACGGAGTAAAGGGTAG
- a CDS encoding ABC transporter ATP-binding protein — MITLKNIIKTFDGNTVLNKISTVFEQGKTNLIIGRSGSGKTVLLKTTLGLFEADSGEIWYNDRNFTQMNHKKRKILRREVGMVFQGGALFDSISVEGNVRFPLEMFTQMSSAERQKRVDFCLDHVNIDKQAFKLSPSEISGGMQKRVAIARAIALNPKYLFCDEPNSGLDPETATVIDKLIQNLTKEFDMTTIINTHDMNSVIEIGESVLFISQGETEWKGTNKEILNSGNQKLDDFIFANKLYAQMKKGQ, encoded by the coding sequence ATGATTACACTTAAAAACATAATAAAAACATTCGATGGCAATACGGTTTTAAACAAAATTTCAACCGTATTCGAGCAGGGAAAAACAAACCTGATTATTGGACGAAGTGGTTCGGGGAAGACCGTTTTATTGAAAACAACACTAGGCCTTTTTGAGGCTGACAGTGGCGAAATTTGGTACAACGACCGCAATTTCACTCAAATGAATCATAAGAAACGTAAAATCCTGCGTCGCGAGGTTGGAATGGTTTTTCAGGGTGGTGCTTTGTTCGATAGTATTTCGGTGGAAGGTAATGTGCGCTTTCCGCTGGAAATGTTTACCCAGATGAGTTCAGCTGAAAGACAAAAACGTGTTGATTTTTGCCTCGATCATGTTAATATTGATAAACAAGCCTTTAAGCTTTCTCCAAGCGAGATTAGCGGTGGGATGCAAAAACGTGTAGCCATTGCACGTGCCATTGCACTAAATCCGAAATACCTGTTTTGCGACGAACCCAATTCAGGGCTCGATCCGGAAACAGCGACGGTTATCGATAAACTCATTCAAAACCTGACCAAAGAGTTTGATATGACCACCATTATCAACACCCACGACATGAATTCGGTGATTGAAATTGGAGAATCGGTTCTGTTTATCTCGCAAGGCGAAACGGAATGGAAAGGCACCAATAAGGAAATTCTAAACTCAGGCAACCAAAAACTGGATGATTTTATTTTTGCCAATAAACTTTATGCGCAAATGAAGAAGGGGCAATAG
- a CDS encoding MlaE family ABC transporter permease: MLKRVFARPEKHKLYIRQLFHEIDNLGVNSVGIVIIISIFIGGIMTIQFAYSMANPMYPKELVGLGTRDTLLLEFSSTMLALIMAGKVGSNITSEIGTMRVTEQIDSLEIMGVNSASFLILPKLIAVVFIFPFLYIISVFFGLLGGLVTGPIAGVITIPDYISGIQWLFFPYYITFSIIKSLFFGFLVASVPAYFGYYVQGGALEVGKASTKAVVNTNILILFFDLILTRLLLT; the protein is encoded by the coding sequence ATGCTGAAACGGGTATTTGCCCGACCCGAGAAACACAAACTGTATATCAGGCAATTGTTTCACGAGATTGACAACCTGGGTGTAAACTCGGTAGGGATTGTTATCATCATTTCAATATTTATTGGCGGAATTATGACCATCCAGTTTGCCTACAGTATGGCGAATCCGATGTACCCGAAGGAGTTGGTAGGCTTGGGAACCCGCGATACTTTGTTACTCGAATTCTCATCAACCATGCTGGCGCTTATTATGGCCGGAAAAGTGGGATCTAATATCACTTCCGAGATTGGCACCATGCGCGTTACCGAACAAATCGATTCGCTGGAAATTATGGGTGTTAACTCGGCTAGTTTTCTTATTCTTCCCAAACTTATTGCAGTAGTTTTTATCTTTCCGTTCTTGTATATTATTAGTGTATTTTTTGGTTTGCTGGGCGGTTTGGTAACGGGCCCAATTGCCGGGGTAATAACCATCCCCGACTACATTAGTGGAATTCAGTGGTTGTTTTTCCCGTATTACATCACTTTCTCGATTATAAAATCGCTGTTTTTTGGATTTCTGGTGGCGTCGGTGCCGGCTTATTTTGGTTATTACGTGCAGGGTGGCGCACTTGAAGTGGGTAAAGCAAGTACAAAAGCTGTTGTAAATACAAATATCCTGATTCTGTTTTTCGACTTAATTTTAACCCGCCTGCTATTAACATGA
- a CDS encoding mannose-1-phosphate guanylyltransferase: protein MANNFCVIMAGGVGSRFWPLSRTARPKQFLDILGTGKTFIQQAYERFQEIVPKENFIVVTNILYKDLVKAQLPELNDEQILLEPLRRNTAPCLAYAANKIALIDPDANIIVSPSDHLILKEEEFKRQIRNGLEFVAEKPALLTLGIKPNRPETGYGYIQVKRKKEFRDLENLYKVKTFTEKPNEEMAKIFIESGEFYWNSGIFISSLATMLESLQQHLTEIALKFEHGRGKMNTASEEPFIRKTYSECQAISIDYGIMEKAKNVYVLTADFGWSDLGTWSSLYENKEKDVLGNVIRADNVMLYDTENCIVDISKDKMAVIHGMDGFIIAESNDTLMICRREDEDQVKKFVTDVRIQKGDSLV from the coding sequence ATGGCTAACAATTTTTGTGTGATTATGGCGGGTGGAGTAGGAAGTCGGTTTTGGCCACTTAGCCGTACAGCGCGCCCAAAACAATTTTTAGATATTTTAGGAACAGGTAAGACCTTTATTCAGCAAGCATACGAGCGGTTTCAGGAGATCGTTCCTAAAGAAAATTTTATTGTAGTTACAAATATTTTGTACAAAGACCTTGTAAAAGCGCAGCTTCCGGAGCTAAACGACGAGCAGATCTTACTGGAACCCTTGCGTCGGAATACAGCACCGTGTTTGGCTTATGCAGCTAATAAAATTGCTTTGATTGATCCGGATGCCAATATTATTGTATCGCCGTCAGATCATTTAATTCTGAAAGAGGAGGAGTTTAAAAGGCAAATCCGCAACGGATTGGAGTTTGTTGCTGAAAAACCGGCTTTGCTAACGCTTGGTATTAAACCCAATCGCCCCGAAACCGGTTACGGTTATATTCAGGTGAAACGCAAGAAAGAATTTCGCGATTTGGAAAACCTGTATAAAGTAAAAACCTTCACCGAAAAGCCAAACGAGGAAATGGCGAAGATTTTTATCGAAAGTGGAGAGTTCTACTGGAACTCCGGCATTTTTATCTCTTCGCTGGCTACCATGCTTGAATCGCTACAGCAGCATCTTACCGAAATTGCCCTGAAATTTGAGCATGGCCGCGGGAAAATGAATACGGCGAGCGAAGAACCTTTTATTCGGAAAACATACTCGGAGTGCCAGGCCATTTCAATTGATTATGGCATAATGGAAAAGGCAAAAAATGTATATGTGCTGACGGCCGATTTTGGTTGGAGCGACTTAGGAACCTGGAGCTCGTTGTACGAGAACAAGGAAAAAGATGTGCTGGGAAATGTAATAAGGGCAGACAATGTGATGCTGTATGATACTGAGAATTGTATTGTCGATATCTCGAAAGATAAGATGGCTGTAATTCACGGAATGGATGGTTTTATTATTGCTGAATCAAACGATACATTAATGATATGTCGTCGTGAGGATGAGGACCAGGTAAAGAAATTTGTTACCGATGTACGTATACAAAAGGGCGATTCGTTGGTGTAG